From Motacilla alba alba isolate MOTALB_02 chromosome 9, Motacilla_alba_V1.0_pri, whole genome shotgun sequence, a single genomic window includes:
- the LOC119704497 gene encoding phospholipase A and acyltransferase 1-like: MAEGRRDPQPGDLIEIDRPGYQHWALYVGDGYVINVTPVDEGAPSLSVSTTSIFTKKAKVKKQLLKVVVGNHKWRVNNKYDRSRTPLPVEEIIRRAEQWIDEEVTYDVLTSNCEHFVTELRYGEGVSDQVTKAVIGTTAAVGGIILAGLATVVVKGLFGDSSRRERKYY, encoded by the exons ATGGCAGAAGGCAGGCGCGACCCCCAGCCCGGGGACCTGATCGAGATCGACCGTCCAGGTTACCAGCACTGGGCCCTGTACGTGGGGGATGGATATGTCATCAACGTCACACCTGTAG ATGAAGGAGCTCCATCTCTGTCAGTGAGCACCACATCAATATTCACCAAAAAGGCCAAGGTGAagaagcagctcctgaaggTGGTGGTGGGAAATCATAAATGGCGTGTCAACAACAAGTATGACCGCTCCCGCACTCCTCTGCCTGTGGAGGAGATCATCCGGCGTGCTGAGCAATGGATTGACGAGGAGGTGACATATGATGTGCTTACCAGCAACTGTGAGCACTTTGTGACAGAGCTCCGCTACGGTGAAGGAGTGTCTGACCAG GTCACAAAAGCAGTAATTGGTACTACAGCAGCTGTAGGAGGTATCATTCTTGCTGGTCTTGCCACTGTTGTTGTGAAGGGCTTGTTTGGGGACTCAtccagaagagagagaaagtaCTACTGA